A window of the Kosakonia radicincitans DSM 16656 genome harbors these coding sequences:
- a CDS encoding translesion error-prone DNA polymerase V autoproteolytic subunit, which produces MQFIKPADFQRAVAVLPLFSDPVQCGFPSPAADYVEQRIDLNELLVLHPSATYFVRAAGDSMIDGGISDGDLLVVDSSRTARHGDIVIAAVDGEFTVKRLQLRPAIQLNPMNPAYSPIRVMNEETLDIFGVVTFIVKAVG; this is translated from the coding sequence ATGCAGTTCATCAAACCAGCAGATTTTCAGCGTGCAGTTGCCGTGCTACCTCTCTTCAGCGACCCTGTTCAGTGCGGTTTCCCCAGTCCGGCAGCAGATTATGTTGAGCAGCGTATTGACCTTAACGAGCTACTGGTACTGCATCCCAGCGCGACGTATTTTGTCAGGGCGGCGGGGGATTCCATGATTGATGGCGGTATCAGTGATGGTGATCTTCTTGTCGTCGACAGTTCCCGTACCGCCCGGCATGGCGACATTGTGATCGCAGCAGTAGATGGCGAATTCACAGTGAAGCGTCTCCAGCTCAGACCAGCCATTCAGCTTAACCCAATGAATCCCGCATACAGCCCGATCCGGGTGATGAATGAAGAGACGCTCGACATATTCGGTGTTGTGACTTTTATCGTCAAAGCAGTGGGCTGA
- the fadK gene encoding medium-chain fatty-acid--CoA ligase has protein sequence MSVTITFNAERREAYRRQGYWGDASLGDYWHQTLRAMPDKLAVVDNHGDSYTYAALDHAASCLATWLLNSGIQPGDRVAFQLPGWCEFTVIYLACLKTGAVSVPLLPAWREAELVWVLNKCQAKIFFPPTLFKQTRPVDLILPLQNQLPWLQRIVGVDKLAPATTSLSFRQLVQENAPLHAPREVHGDELAAVLFTSGTEGMPKGVMLTHNNILASERAYCARLNLTWQDVFLMPAPLGHATGFLHGVTAPFLIGARSVLLDIFTPEACLALLEQQRCTCMLGATPFVYDILCALGKQPADLLSLRFFLCGGTTIPKKVAQGCQQLGIKLLSIYGSTESSPHALVNLDDPLPRMMNTDGYAAAGVEIKVVDESRKTLLRGMEGEEASRGPNVFMGYLDEPELTARALDDEGWYYSGDLCRMDDAGYISITGRKKDIIVRGGENISSREVEDVLLQHPAIEDACVVAMPDERLGERSCAYLVLKTREPPLHLEDVVAFFSRKRMAKYKYPERIVIVDKLPRTSSGKIKKFLLRQDIIQRMSKESDCPSPQRRYSHS, from the coding sequence ATGAGTGTCACGATAACGTTTAATGCTGAACGTCGGGAAGCGTACCGACGGCAAGGATATTGGGGCGATGCATCGCTGGGCGATTACTGGCACCAGACCCTGCGCGCGATGCCGGACAAACTCGCCGTGGTGGATAATCATGGTGATTCATACACCTATGCGGCGCTTGATCACGCCGCAAGTTGCCTGGCAACATGGTTGCTTAACAGCGGTATTCAACCGGGCGATCGCGTCGCATTTCAGCTACCGGGCTGGTGTGAATTCACGGTGATTTACCTGGCCTGCCTGAAAACCGGCGCGGTGTCTGTGCCGCTGCTGCCCGCCTGGCGTGAAGCGGAACTGGTGTGGGTATTAAATAAATGCCAGGCAAAAATCTTCTTTCCCCCAACGCTGTTTAAGCAGACGCGTCCGGTCGATTTGATCCTGCCACTGCAAAACCAGTTACCCTGGCTACAACGCATTGTCGGCGTGGATAAGCTGGCACCGGCAACCACGTCGCTTAGCTTCCGGCAACTGGTGCAGGAGAACGCCCCACTACATGCACCGCGCGAAGTTCACGGCGATGAACTGGCCGCCGTGCTGTTTACCTCCGGCACCGAGGGAATGCCGAAAGGCGTGATGTTAACCCATAACAATATTCTCGCCAGTGAACGAGCCTACTGCGCGCGGTTGAATCTCACCTGGCAGGATGTGTTTCTGATGCCTGCACCGCTCGGTCATGCAACCGGCTTTTTGCACGGCGTCACCGCGCCCTTTCTGATCGGTGCTCGCAGTGTATTGCTGGATATTTTCACCCCGGAGGCCTGTCTCGCACTGCTGGAGCAACAGCGTTGCACCTGTATGCTCGGCGCCACGCCGTTTGTGTATGACATCTTGTGCGCCCTCGGCAAACAGCCGGCCGATCTTTTATCGCTGCGTTTCTTTCTTTGCGGTGGAACCACTATCCCCAAAAAAGTGGCGCAGGGTTGTCAGCAGCTTGGGATCAAGCTGTTAAGCATTTACGGTTCGACGGAGAGTTCGCCCCACGCGTTGGTGAATCTCGATGATCCGCTGCCGCGCATGATGAATACCGATGGCTATGCCGCTGCCGGTGTGGAAATTAAGGTGGTGGATGAGTCTCGCAAAACGCTGCTGCGCGGTATGGAAGGAGAAGAGGCCTCGCGCGGCCCGAATGTGTTTATGGGCTATCTGGATGAGCCGGAACTGACTGCCAGGGCGCTGGATGACGAGGGCTGGTACTACAGTGGCGATCTCTGCCGGATGGACGACGCGGGCTATATCAGCATTACCGGGCGTAAAAAAGATATTATCGTGCGTGGCGGCGAGAACATCAGCAGCCGCGAAGTGGAAGATGTGCTGTTACAGCATCCGGCCATTGAGGATGCCTGCGTGGTAGCGATGCCCGACGAACGTCTGGGGGAACGCTCATGCGCTTATCTGGTGCTGAAAACGCGGGAGCCGCCGCTACACCTGGAGGATGTGGTGGCTTTTTTCAGCCGTAAGCGGATGGCGAAATATAAATACCCAGAGCGCATCGTCATCGTCGATAAGCTGCCCAGAACATCATCCGGTAAGATCAAAAAGTTCCTGCTGCGCCAGGACATCATCCAGCGGATGAGCAAAGAGAGCGACTGCCCCAGCCCGCAAAGGCGCTACTCGCACTCGTAG
- a CDS encoding Y-family DNA polymerase: protein MFALCDVNSFYASCETVFRPDLKGRPVVVLSNNDGCVIARSAEAKPFVVMAEPYFRQKEAFRRHGIVAFSSNYELYADMSNRVMTTLEEMSPRVEIYSIDEAFCDLTGVRNCRDLTDFGREIRATVLKRTHLTVGVGIAQTKTLAKLANHAAKKWQRQTGGVLDLSNQARQRKLMAMLPVEDVWGIGRRISKKLDAMGIKTALDLADSDIRFIRKHFSVVLERTVRELRGEPCLGFEEFAPAKQEIVCSRSFGGRITDYEDMRQAICSYASRAAEKLRGEHQYCRFISAFVKTSPFASNEPYYGNSASVKLLTPTQDSRDIIGAATRCLDRIWKDGHQYQKAGVMLGDFFSQGVAQLNLFDDSAPRANSEKLMEVLDELNKKEGRGTLYFAGQGIQQQWQMKRDMLSPRYTTRYSDLPVVR from the coding sequence ATGTTTGCGCTTTGTGATGTGAACAGCTTCTATGCGTCGTGCGAAACCGTTTTTCGCCCCGATTTGAAAGGGCGGCCAGTCGTCGTTCTTTCGAATAACGACGGCTGCGTGATTGCCCGCAGCGCCGAAGCGAAGCCATTTGTCGTCATGGCTGAGCCTTACTTCAGGCAGAAAGAGGCGTTCCGGCGGCACGGCATCGTCGCGTTCAGCAGCAATTATGAGTTATACGCGGATATGTCAAACCGGGTGATGACGACGCTGGAAGAGATGTCGCCGCGCGTGGAAATATACTCGATTGATGAGGCCTTTTGTGATCTTACCGGCGTGCGGAATTGCCGCGATTTGACTGACTTCGGGCGAGAGATACGGGCTACAGTGCTGAAGCGTACTCATCTGACTGTCGGCGTAGGCATCGCACAAACCAAAACCCTGGCGAAGCTCGCCAACCACGCGGCAAAAAAGTGGCAGCGACAGACCGGCGGCGTGCTCGATTTGTCGAACCAGGCGCGCCAGCGAAAGCTGATGGCAATGCTTCCGGTTGAAGACGTCTGGGGGATAGGCCGTCGTATCTCAAAAAAGCTCGACGCTATGGGTATCAAAACGGCACTGGATTTGGCTGACAGCGATATCCGGTTTATCCGTAAGCACTTCAGCGTCGTTCTGGAGAGAACGGTCAGGGAGCTTCGCGGCGAGCCATGCCTCGGGTTTGAGGAGTTCGCACCGGCAAAACAGGAAATTGTCTGCTCCCGCTCGTTTGGCGGTCGCATTACCGATTACGAGGATATGCGACAGGCAATATGCAGTTACGCCAGCCGGGCTGCGGAAAAGCTGCGTGGTGAGCATCAGTACTGCCGGTTCATATCTGCTTTCGTTAAAACCAGCCCGTTTGCATCAAACGAGCCTTATTATGGCAACAGCGCCTCTGTAAAACTTCTCACCCCCACGCAGGACAGCAGAGATATTATTGGTGCGGCCACGCGCTGTCTGGACCGGATCTGGAAGGATGGACACCAGTATCAGAAGGCGGGTGTGATGCTGGGCGACTTTTTCAGCCAGGGCGTTGCGCAGCTCAATTTGTTTGACGACAGCGCGCCGCGCGCGAACAGTGAAAAGCTTATGGAAGTTCTGGATGAGCTAAATAAAAAAGAAGGTCGTGGCACTTTATACTTTGCCGGGCAGGGCATACAGCAACAGTGGCAAATGAAACGCGATATGCTGTCTCCCCGGTACACGACACGTTACTCTGATCTGCCCGTGGTCCGGTAA
- a CDS encoding ferredoxin family protein gives MSQENNVNVDVKLGVNKFHVDEGHPHIILADNPNIDEFRKLLNACPANLYKQDAQGNIHFDCAGCLECGTCRVLCGETILEHWNYPAGTFGVDFRYG, from the coding sequence ATGAGCCAGGAGAATAACGTTAACGTTGACGTCAAACTGGGCGTCAATAAATTCCATGTTGATGAAGGCCATCCGCACATTATTCTGGCCGATAACCCCAACATTGATGAGTTTCGCAAACTGCTCAACGCCTGTCCTGCCAATCTCTACAAGCAGGATGCGCAGGGCAATATCCATTTCGACTGCGCCGGTTGCCTTGAATGCGGCACCTGCCGTGTGTTGTGCGGGGAAACCATTCTCGAACACTGGAACTACCCGGCAGGGACCTTCGGTGTTGACTTCCGCTACGGTTGA